The following proteins are encoded in a genomic region of Flammeovirga pectinis:
- a CDS encoding glutamate--tRNA ligase family protein produces MRTRFAPTPSGFLHIGNAYSFILTWIIARQNEGEIILRIDDIDSTRCRDEYLEDIFTTIDWLGLDFDNGPSGIDDFHKNWTQKLRYDRYQKAFDTLKEHGDLFACNCSRKEIYEQNENGIYTGKCTDLSLPFDTSDAAVRVKTTATPILLEDHFIGNLAIDLDEVMKDFIIRRKDGLFSYQLASLMDDEDDNVDFIVRGEDLIESTAAQIFLSNKLELPNFENVEFFHHPLLVDENGNKISKSDGADSIKELRAQGMTPQEIYNGFAEFFLGEEVEINSIDELLDIDFLGTDDYIEE; encoded by the coding sequence ATGCGTACAAGATTTGCTCCAACACCTAGTGGCTTCCTTCATATTGGTAATGCCTACTCGTTTATTCTAACTTGGATTATTGCAAGACAGAATGAAGGTGAAATTATTTTACGTATTGATGATATAGATAGTACTCGTTGCAGAGATGAGTATCTTGAAGATATCTTTACAACCATAGATTGGCTTGGTCTTGATTTTGATAATGGACCATCTGGAATTGATGATTTCCATAAAAATTGGACGCAAAAGTTAAGGTACGATCGTTATCAAAAAGCATTTGACACCTTAAAAGAACATGGTGATTTATTTGCGTGTAATTGTTCTCGTAAAGAAATTTACGAACAGAACGAAAATGGTATTTACACTGGAAAATGTACTGATTTATCTCTCCCTTTTGATACTTCCGATGCTGCAGTAAGAGTAAAAACTACTGCTACTCCTATTCTTCTAGAGGATCATTTTATTGGTAACCTTGCTATTGATTTAGATGAAGTTATGAAAGATTTTATCATCCGTAGAAAAGATGGTTTATTCTCTTATCAATTGGCTTCTTTAATGGATGATGAAGATGATAATGTTGATTTTATTGTAAGAGGAGAAGATTTAATAGAATCTACTGCTGCTCAAATTTTCCTTTCAAATAAACTAGAACTGCCTAATTTTGAAAATGTTGAGTTTTTCCATCATCCTTTATTAGTTGATGAAAATGGAAACAAAATATCAAAATCAGATGGAGCAGATTCTATTAAAGAATTAAGAGCTCAAGGAATGACTCCTCAAGAAATTTATAATGGTTTTGCAGAATTTTTCTTAGGCGAAGAAGTTGAAATTAATTCAATAGACGAATTATTAGATATCGATTTTCTTGGTACAGACGATTATATTGAGGAATAA
- the aspS gene encoding aspartate--tRNA ligase, with protein MLRTHNCGELRASHIGQTVTLSGWAQAVRDKGGLIWIDIRDRYGITQLLIEDDGNAAAELLETARKIGREFVLKATGEVIERTAKNPNIPTGDLELRLSDLTILNEANTPPFKIEDETDGGDELRMKYRYLDIRRNPVREKLVLRHKIAQEVRRYLSDQDFIEVETPVLIKSTPEGARDFLVPSRMNPGEFYALPQSPQTFKQLLMVGGMDRYFQIVKCFRDEDLRADRQPEFTQIDCEMAFVEREDIIDNFEGMMRHLFKMVKDIELPKFPQMEYADAMRDYGSDKPDTRFEMKFVDLNDVAQNKGFKVFDSAEIVLGICAKGAVDYTRKQLDEITNWVKRPQIGAKGLVYVKCNADGSYKSSVDKFYSQEDLKAWAEKAGAEAGDLMLVLSGELDPTRKQMCELRLEMGERLGLRNRAEYSPLWVVNFPMFEKDEETGHYHAMHHPFTSVLPEDAEILKTDRYNARANAYDMVINGVEVGGGSIRIHDKADQAAMFDALGFTEEEAQDQFGFLMNAFEFGAPPHGGIALGFDRLCSLFGGVDSIRDFIAFPKNTSGRDVMIESPSSIDDKQLKDLSIQLDIE; from the coding sequence ATGCTTAGAACGCATAATTGCGGAGAACTCCGCGCAAGTCATATTGGCCAGACAGTTACTTTAAGCGGATGGGCACAAGCTGTTCGTGATAAAGGAGGTTTAATCTGGATTGATATTCGTGATCGTTATGGCATCACTCAATTATTAATTGAAGATGATGGCAATGCCGCTGCTGAATTATTAGAAACTGCACGTAAAATTGGGCGTGAATTTGTTTTAAAAGCAACAGGTGAAGTGATCGAGCGTACTGCTAAAAACCCTAATATCCCAACAGGTGATTTAGAGTTACGTCTTTCTGATCTTACAATTTTAAATGAGGCAAATACACCTCCTTTTAAAATTGAAGACGAAACTGATGGCGGTGACGAGCTTCGTATGAAATACCGTTACCTAGATATCCGTCGTAATCCAGTACGTGAAAAGTTAGTATTACGTCACAAAATTGCACAAGAAGTTCGTAGATATTTATCTGATCAAGATTTTATCGAAGTGGAAACTCCGGTATTGATCAAATCTACTCCAGAAGGTGCTCGTGATTTCTTGGTACCATCTAGAATGAACCCAGGTGAATTCTATGCTCTACCTCAATCTCCTCAAACATTTAAGCAATTATTAATGGTCGGCGGAATGGACCGTTACTTCCAAATTGTTAAATGTTTCCGTGACGAAGATCTTCGTGCAGATCGTCAACCTGAATTTACTCAGATTGATTGCGAAATGGCTTTTGTTGAACGTGAGGATATTATTGATAATTTCGAAGGAATGATGCGTCACCTATTCAAAATGGTGAAAGACATTGAACTTCCGAAATTCCCTCAAATGGAATATGCCGATGCAATGCGTGATTATGGTTCTGACAAACCTGATACTCGTTTTGAGATGAAGTTTGTTGACCTTAATGATGTTGCTCAAAATAAAGGTTTTAAAGTATTTGATAGTGCAGAAATCGTTTTAGGTATCTGTGCTAAAGGTGCTGTTGATTATACTCGTAAGCAATTAGACGAAATTACTAACTGGGTTAAAAGACCTCAGATTGGTGCTAAAGGTTTAGTTTACGTTAAATGTAATGCTGATGGATCTTATAAATCTTCTGTAGATAAATTCTACTCTCAAGAAGATTTAAAAGCATGGGCAGAAAAAGCAGGTGCTGAAGCAGGTGATTTAATGTTAGTTCTTTCTGGCGAATTAGACCCTACTCGTAAGCAAATGTGTGAACTTCGTTTAGAAATGGGTGAACGTTTAGGTTTAAGAAACCGTGCTGAATATTCTCCTCTTTGGGTTGTTAACTTCCCAATGTTCGAAAAAGACGAAGAAACTGGTCATTACCATGCAATGCACCACCCATTTACTTCAGTTCTTCCAGAAGATGCTGAAATATTAAAAACTGATCGTTACAATGCGCGTGCAAACGCTTACGATATGGTTATTAATGGTGTTGAAGTTGGTGGTGGTTCTATTCGTATTCACGATAAAGCAGATCAAGCTGCAATGTTTGATGCTTTAGGATTTACTGAAGAAGAAGCGCAAGATCAATTTGGCTTCTTAATGAACGCTTTCGAATTTGGAGCTCCTCCTCACGGTGGTATCGCTTTAGGTTTTGATCGCCTTTGTTCATTATTCGGTGGTGTTGATTCTATTCGTGATTTTATCGCATTCCCGAAAAATACTTCAGGAAGAGACGTTATGATCGAATCTCCATCTTCAATTGATGATAAGCAATTAAAAGATTTAAGTATTCAGCTTGATATTGAGTAA
- a CDS encoding LOG family protein translates to MSEEKNNIDKEEVERIREAFVKKDWAEIKSANSWVIFKVMSEFVDGFDKLAKIGPCVSIFGSARTHEDHKYYKMAETTASLLVKHGYGVITGGGPGIMEAGNKGAQEAGGKSVGLNIELPFEQDGNHFIDRDKMLNFDYFFVRKVMFVKYSQGFIVMPGGLGTLDELFEAYTLIQTKKIGRFPIILVGVDYWQGLMDWIKSTVLEKENNVSPEDLDLIHLVDSPGEAVKIIEDFYGKFLLSPNF, encoded by the coding sequence ATGTCAGAAGAAAAAAACAACATAGATAAAGAAGAAGTAGAACGTATAAGAGAAGCTTTTGTAAAAAAAGATTGGGCTGAAATTAAAAGTGCAAACTCTTGGGTTATTTTTAAAGTAATGTCTGAGTTTGTAGATGGCTTTGATAAATTAGCAAAAATAGGCCCTTGTGTCTCTATTTTTGGGTCTGCAAGAACACACGAAGATCATAAATATTATAAGATGGCAGAAACAACTGCAAGTCTTTTAGTAAAACATGGTTATGGAGTTATTACTGGTGGCGGACCTGGTATAATGGAAGCCGGGAACAAAGGAGCACAAGAAGCAGGAGGTAAATCTGTAGGTTTAAATATTGAATTACCTTTTGAACAAGATGGAAATCATTTTATTGATAGAGATAAAATGTTGAATTTTGATTATTTCTTTGTTCGCAAAGTAATGTTTGTAAAATATTCTCAGGGCTTTATTGTAATGCCAGGTGGTTTAGGAACTCTTGATGAATTATTTGAGGCATATACATTAATCCAGACTAAAAAAATAGGTAGATTCCCAATAATACTTGTTGGAGTTGATTACTGGCAGGGACTTATGGACTGGATTAAGTCTACTGTTTTAGAAAAAGAAAATAATGTAAGCCCAGAAGATTTAGATTTAATCCATCTAGTAGATTCCCCTGGAGAAGCAGTTAAAATTATAGAAGATTTTTATGGCAAGTTTTTATTGTCTCCAAACTTCTAA
- a CDS encoding M28 family peptidase, with amino-acid sequence MFKQKMTIAAFCCLSLFSCTDNSGSDNNTTVLKKDTPIPTFNADSAYQYVQKQVDFGPRVANTMAHDMCGEFIASELQRHGATVIEQPIYVTAYDGTSLNGKNIIGSINPEASTRIILAAHWDTRQVADQDSVRKNEPILGANDGGSGVGILLELARVIGNAKNKPDVGVDIIFFDIEDYGRPAFAEDQSGDSGYCLGSKYWAENPHKEGYSAYYGILLDMVGSKNPTFLKEGVSRYFAPRIVKKVWKTAERKGFGNMFINQDGPELTDDHLYVNQIAKIPMIDIIDLDPSGERTFFKHWHTHADDMSTIDKESLKGVGVTLLQVLYNE; translated from the coding sequence ATGTTTAAGCAAAAAATGACAATAGCAGCTTTTTGTTGTTTATCATTATTCTCTTGTACCGATAATTCTGGTTCAGACAATAATACTACCGTTCTAAAAAAAGATACTCCAATTCCTACATTTAATGCTGATTCTGCCTATCAATATGTACAAAAGCAAGTTGATTTTGGGCCAAGAGTAGCAAATACAATGGCACATGATATGTGTGGAGAGTTTATAGCCAGTGAATTACAAAGACATGGTGCTACAGTAATTGAGCAGCCTATTTATGTAACTGCCTATGATGGAACTTCTTTAAATGGAAAAAATATAATTGGTAGTATCAACCCAGAAGCGAGCACAAGAATAATTTTAGCAGCGCATTGGGATACTAGACAAGTTGCAGATCAAGATTCTGTGAGAAAAAATGAGCCAATATTAGGAGCAAACGATGGGGGCTCTGGTGTTGGAATATTATTAGAGCTTGCTAGAGTTATTGGTAATGCTAAAAATAAGCCAGACGTTGGCGTAGATATTATTTTCTTTGATATTGAAGATTACGGTAGACCTGCTTTTGCTGAAGATCAATCAGGAGATTCAGGTTATTGTTTAGGTTCTAAATATTGGGCAGAGAATCCTCATAAAGAAGGCTATTCTGCTTATTATGGTATTTTACTTGATATGGTTGGTTCTAAAAATCCAACTTTCTTAAAAGAAGGAGTATCAAGATATTTTGCACCAAGAATTGTGAAAAAGGTTTGGAAAACTGCAGAGCGAAAAGGTTTTGGTAATATGTTTATTAATCAAGATGGACCTGAACTAACAGATGACCACTTGTATGTAAATCAAATTGCTAAAATACCGATGATTGATATTATTGATCTTGACCCATCTGGAGAAAGAACGTTTTTTAAGCATTGGCATACTCATGCAGATGATATGTCTACAATAGATAAAGAATCATTAAAAGGTGTTGGAGTCACATTACTTCAAGTACTTTATAATGAATAA
- the der gene encoding ribosome biogenesis GTPase Der, producing MKKSTNIVAIVGRPNVGKSTLFNRLVERRDAIMDNESGVTRDRHYGQADWTGKNFTVIDTGGYVVGSEDTFEEAIREQVQIAIEEASVLLFVVDVETGLTDLDQEFASLLRRSKKPIYVVANKADTSEKVMHAVEFYGLGMGEPMAVASASGFGTGDLLDAVVSNFPEEEEEVEEDAIPRISVIGRPNVGKSSLVNLLLQKERSIVTEIAGTTRDAVDATYKAYGKEFILTDTAGLRRKTRVTENIEFYSVMRTIKAIERSDVCVAILDATRGIESQDLSIINLALKNKKGVVIMVNKWDLIPEKLTNTPKEFAEKIRERLGGASYLPIVFTSVVEKQRIGKVIDKAIEVYENRKMKVMTSTLNEVLQKEIDRRPPPAHRGHHIKIKYITQLPIHTPVFAFFSNYPKHVKGPYKSFLENKIREHFGFEGVPMGIVFKEK from the coding sequence ATGAAGAAGAGTACAAATATTGTCGCAATTGTAGGAAGACCAAATGTTGGTAAATCTACATTATTTAATCGTTTGGTCGAACGCAGAGACGCTATCATGGATAATGAGAGTGGTGTAACGCGTGATAGACATTACGGACAGGCCGATTGGACGGGGAAAAACTTTACTGTAATTGATACAGGAGGGTATGTTGTTGGATCTGAAGATACATTCGAAGAAGCAATTCGTGAGCAAGTTCAAATTGCTATTGAAGAAGCTTCTGTTCTACTATTTGTAGTAGATGTAGAAACAGGTTTAACAGATTTAGATCAAGAATTTGCTTCTTTATTAAGAAGAAGTAAAAAGCCTATATACGTAGTAGCCAATAAGGCAGATACATCAGAAAAAGTGATGCACGCTGTTGAATTTTATGGACTAGGAATGGGAGAACCTATGGCTGTAGCATCAGCTTCAGGTTTTGGAACAGGTGATCTTTTAGATGCTGTAGTTTCTAATTTCCCAGAAGAGGAGGAAGAAGTTGAAGAAGATGCGATTCCAAGAATTTCGGTTATTGGTAGACCTAACGTAGGTAAATCATCTTTAGTAAATCTTTTATTACAAAAAGAAAGAAGTATTGTTACAGAAATTGCGGGTACAACTCGTGATGCTGTAGATGCTACATATAAAGCGTATGGGAAAGAATTTATTCTTACTGATACTGCAGGGTTAAGAAGAAAAACACGTGTAACAGAAAATATTGAATTTTACTCTGTAATGCGTACGATTAAGGCAATTGAGAGATCAGATGTCTGCGTTGCTATTCTTGATGCCACTAGAGGTATAGAATCTCAAGACTTAAGTATTATCAACCTTGCCTTAAAAAATAAGAAAGGTGTTGTGATAATGGTTAATAAGTGGGATTTAATACCTGAAAAATTAACAAATACACCTAAAGAATTTGCTGAGAAAATCAGAGAAAGACTAGGAGGTGCATCTTACTTACCAATTGTATTTACTTCTGTTGTTGAGAAACAGCGTATTGGTAAAGTTATTGACAAAGCAATTGAAGTTTACGAGAATCGTAAGATGAAAGTAATGACTTCTACATTAAACGAGGTACTACAGAAAGAAATTGATCGTAGACCACCTCCTGCACATAGAGGGCATCATATTAAGATTAAATATATTACACAGTTGCCAATACATACGCCAGTATTTGCATTCTTCTCAAATTATCCAAAACATGTAAAAGGACCTTATAAGTCTTTCTTGGAAAATAAGATTAGAGAGCATTTTGGATTTGAAGGTGTACCAATGGGTATTGTGTTTAAAGAGAAATAA
- a CDS encoding Clp protease/crotonase-like domain-containing protein produces the protein MKNIFSTQKGNVVTIYVPNNCLNELNKPSTLQIIAKLEEINQNSLIDMVIFRTIQENFFLPKFCINNTSITTDTIVNSDYFINLTEMIHNMRAMTVAVFEGSTNTVGSSFLQANDLSYATENAIFSNDLNLTNKMTAKAAEDLGLITRVIPSDKIDITLEYLIHTSILED, from the coding sequence ATGAAAAATATCTTTAGTACGCAAAAAGGCAATGTTGTCACTATATATGTGCCTAATAATTGTTTAAACGAACTTAATAAACCTAGTACATTACAAATCATAGCAAAGCTTGAAGAAATAAACCAGAATTCTTTAATCGATATGGTTATTTTCAGAACAATCCAAGAGAACTTTTTCTTGCCTAAATTCTGTATAAATAATACCTCTATTACAACAGATACGATTGTAAATAGTGATTATTTTATCAATTTAACAGAAATGATTCATAACATGAGAGCAATGACTGTCGCTGTTTTTGAAGGGTCTACAAATACAGTAGGTTCATCTTTTTTACAGGCTAACGATCTCTCTTATGCAACAGAAAATGCCATTTTTTCTAATGACCTAAATCTTACAAATAAAATGACTGCCAAAGCGGCCGAAGATTTAGGTTTAATCACTAGAGTAATTCCCTCAGATAAAATTGATATCACATTAGAATATTTAATCCACACCTCTATTTTAGAAGATTAA
- a CDS encoding ROK family protein has protein sequence MTTVTLGIDVGGTNTKIGFVDRHGRCLASTHISTGADEPFSNFLENVFKTVKALSKEAGDIEMVAVGIGAPNANYYTGKIEEAVNLKGWGKEVAIADLMEEHFKVPVAITNDANAAALGEMKFGVAQGMKNFIVATLGTGLGSGIIVNGDLLYGHDGFAGELGHITVVEEGRTCGCGRRGCLETYVSATGIKRTMFELLADSNGSSSLANKTFEQLTAKDIFDAAEAGDALAKEAFEVTGEILGKSLADAIAIFSPEAIVLFGGLASAGDYITQPTRRAMEENCLHIFKGKTRLVVSNLEGDNTAILGSSALAWQEYEKKKNA, from the coding sequence ATGACAACAGTAACATTAGGTATTGATGTTGGTGGAACTAACACAAAAATCGGTTTTGTGGATCGCCACGGTAGATGTTTAGCAAGTACCCATATCTCAACGGGTGCAGACGAACCATTTTCTAATTTCTTAGAAAACGTTTTTAAAACAGTAAAAGCACTTTCTAAAGAAGCAGGAGATATCGAAATGGTAGCCGTAGGTATTGGAGCTCCAAATGCTAACTACTACACAGGTAAGATTGAAGAGGCTGTTAACCTTAAAGGTTGGGGTAAAGAAGTTGCCATTGCAGATTTAATGGAAGAGCACTTTAAAGTGCCAGTTGCTATTACTAACGATGCTAATGCAGCAGCACTTGGTGAAATGAAATTTGGTGTTGCACAAGGAATGAAAAACTTCATTGTTGCTACATTAGGTACTGGTTTAGGTAGTGGTATTATTGTAAACGGAGATCTTCTTTACGGACATGATGGTTTTGCTGGTGAGCTTGGCCATATTACTGTAGTAGAAGAAGGAAGAACATGTGGCTGTGGACGTAGAGGTTGTTTAGAAACTTATGTTTCTGCAACTGGTATTAAGCGTACAATGTTTGAATTATTAGCAGATAGCAACGGATCAAGTTCTTTAGCTAACAAGACATTTGAACAATTAACTGCAAAAGATATTTTTGATGCTGCTGAAGCTGGTGATGCACTAGCAAAAGAAGCATTTGAAGTAACAGGAGAAATTCTTGGTAAATCTTTAGCAGACGCAATTGCTATTTTTAGTCCAGAAGCTATCGTATTATTTGGTGGGTTAGCATCAGCAGGTGATTATATCACGCAACCTACTCGTAGAGCAATGGAAGAAAATTGTTTACACATCTTTAAAGGAAAAACTCGTCTAGTAGTTTCTAACTTAGAAGGTGATAATACAGCAATTTTAGGTTCTTCTGCTTTAGCGTGGCAAGAGTATGAAAAGAAGAAAAATGCTTAA
- a CDS encoding alpha/beta fold hydrolase, producing MNLEKEWKSLEKSYKKEGISMKVNHVEENSIMINYLSVKASEETNLTFVFIHGAPGRANDFSKYLQHPQLRERANILSIERLGYGSNHGVEEDSIAIQAEAIEAVLQDWDRVSHQKQEYILIGHSYGGPIAAYSTLVSKCTIKYLILLAPAMSADLEPMKWYSRWAQAKIIYKILPTSFQVATDEKANHKKALKLVEEEWKLVKVPSMIVHGKKDGIVPFENMKFVRQNWEAPLDSLILEDKGHIFPFTDSDIVVDLLLDKS from the coding sequence ATGAATTTAGAGAAAGAATGGAAAAGTCTAGAAAAGAGCTATAAGAAAGAAGGTATTTCTATGAAAGTAAATCATGTTGAAGAAAATTCAATAATGATTAATTACTTATCTGTAAAGGCGAGTGAGGAAACGAACTTAACTTTCGTCTTTATTCATGGAGCACCGGGTAGAGCAAATGACTTTTCTAAATATTTACAGCATCCTCAACTTAGAGAAAGGGCAAATATATTATCCATAGAAAGGTTAGGTTATGGAAGTAATCATGGAGTAGAAGAAGATTCTATAGCTATTCAGGCAGAAGCAATCGAAGCTGTTTTACAGGATTGGGACAGAGTCTCTCATCAAAAGCAAGAATATATTTTAATTGGTCATTCTTATGGAGGACCAATTGCAGCTTACTCAACTTTGGTATCAAAATGTACAATCAAATATTTAATATTATTAGCTCCTGCAATGTCTGCAGATTTAGAACCAATGAAATGGTATTCGAGATGGGCACAGGCAAAAATAATTTATAAAATCCTACCTACTTCTTTTCAAGTTGCTACAGATGAAAAAGCAAATCATAAAAAAGCATTAAAATTAGTAGAGGAGGAATGGAAACTAGTAAAAGTGCCTAGTATGATTGTTCATGGTAAAAAAGATGGGATTGTTCCTTTCGAAAACATGAAATTTGTACGTCAAAATTGGGAAGCACCCCTTGATAGTTTGATCTTAGAAGATAAAGGTCATATTTTTCCTTTTACGGATTCAGATATAGTAGTAGATTTATTACTTGATAAGTCTTAG
- a CDS encoding ROK family protein, translated as MSISNKQQVVLTLDAGGTNFVFSAMQGGKMIVDPYRLPSNGDNLEKSLQNILDGFNHVITQLGDKKPEAISFAFPGPADYPNGIIGDLQNLPGYRGGVALGPMLEHKFGIPAYINNDGDLFAYGEAIGGLLPDINAKLAENGSEKVYKNIIGITLGTGLGGGIVSNGQLHLGDNSMGGEIWLLPSKVLDHVNAEEASCIRAVQRFYKEFSGVDNADLTPKDIFEIAKGIQEGDKASAQKAFDTLGENLGDVLCTLATSIDALIVIGGGLSGASELILPATLKEMKSQYKSGTDRLVAKVFNLTSEEELGSFVKNNQLEIKVPFADHTVFYDASPKIGVGISKLGTSEAISLGAYAYAVNQLEEK; from the coding sequence ATGTCAATTTCGAACAAACAGCAAGTCGTTCTAACTTTAGATGCCGGAGGAACAAATTTTGTTTTTTCAGCAATGCAAGGAGGCAAAATGATTGTAGATCCATATAGATTACCTTCTAATGGAGACAATCTCGAAAAAAGTTTACAAAATATTTTAGACGGATTTAATCATGTGATTACTCAGTTAGGTGATAAAAAGCCAGAAGCAATAAGCTTTGCTTTTCCTGGACCTGCTGATTATCCAAATGGTATTATTGGTGATTTACAAAACTTACCTGGTTACAGAGGTGGAGTTGCATTAGGACCAATGTTAGAGCATAAATTTGGTATTCCTGCCTATATTAATAATGATGGCGATTTATTTGCTTATGGTGAAGCTATTGGTGGTTTATTACCTGATATTAATGCTAAACTTGCTGAAAACGGAAGTGAAAAAGTTTATAAAAATATAATTGGTATTACTCTAGGTACAGGCCTTGGTGGCGGTATTGTTAGTAATGGGCAGTTACATCTAGGTGATAATAGTATGGGTGGTGAAATATGGTTACTACCGTCAAAAGTTCTTGACCATGTTAATGCTGAAGAGGCTTCTTGTATTCGTGCTGTACAAAGGTTCTACAAAGAATTTTCTGGTGTTGATAATGCTGATTTAACACCAAAAGATATATTCGAGATTGCTAAAGGTATTCAAGAAGGAGATAAAGCTAGTGCTCAAAAAGCATTTGATACTTTAGGCGAAAACTTAGGAGATGTTTTATGTACATTGGCTACTAGCATTGATGCCTTAATTGTTATCGGTGGTGGTTTATCTGGAGCTTCAGAATTAATACTTCCTGCTACTTTAAAAGAGATGAAATCTCAATATAAATCAGGTACTGACCGTTTGGTTGCTAAAGTATTTAATTTAACATCAGAAGAAGAGCTTGGAAGTTTTGTAAAAAATAATCAATTGGAAATTAAAGTTCCTTTTGCAGATCATACAGTTTTCTATGATGCCTCTCCAAAAATTGGTGTTGGTATTTCTAAATTAGGTACTTCAGAAGCAATATCATTAGGTGCTTATGCTTATGCAGTAAATCAGTTAGAAGAAAAGTAA
- a CDS encoding lytic transglycosylase domain-containing protein: MKSFLWFLLGAISVALLTYAPKLIQPKTEVLTETVVVKEMEGNSYELPMPEHFQFCGEQVPLDDADVYERFDRELYVNSYWHSHTILVFKRAQRWMPVIEKIMKEQQVPNDFKYLCIIESDLMLNARSGSGAAGFWQFMPSTAREYNLKVSKEVDERYNVKKATLAACTYLKKAKEKLGSWTLAAAAYNRGSSGIARALEDQKVTNYYDLLLNEETSRYVFRILALKEIMQSPEKYSFELSTSQLYQPDLLRTITVNKTISNLAEFAKEEGVNYKILKRYNPWLRSNKLTIKKGKSYIITLPNR, from the coding sequence ATGAAATCATTTTTATGGTTCTTATTAGGAGCCATTTCGGTAGCATTATTAACATATGCACCAAAGCTTATTCAGCCTAAGACAGAAGTCTTAACAGAAACGGTAGTTGTAAAAGAGATGGAAGGTAATAGCTATGAGTTACCTATGCCAGAACATTTTCAATTTTGTGGAGAGCAAGTACCTTTAGACGATGCAGATGTATATGAAAGATTTGATAGAGAACTTTATGTAAACTCTTATTGGCACTCACATACAATTTTAGTCTTCAAAAGAGCACAAAGATGGATGCCGGTTATAGAAAAGATAATGAAGGAACAACAAGTTCCGAATGATTTTAAATATCTTTGCATAATTGAAAGTGATTTGATGCTTAATGCAAGGTCAGGTTCTGGAGCAGCAGGCTTTTGGCAATTTATGCCAAGCACAGCAAGAGAATATAATTTAAAAGTATCAAAAGAAGTTGATGAACGCTATAATGTAAAGAAGGCAACACTGGCAGCTTGTACTTATTTAAAGAAAGCGAAAGAGAAATTAGGCTCTTGGACTTTAGCAGCAGCAGCTTATAATAGAGGTTCTAGTGGTATAGCAAGAGCGTTAGAAGATCAAAAAGTTACAAATTACTACGATCTTTTATTAAATGAGGAAACATCACGTTATGTATTCCGTATCTTAGCGCTTAAGGAAATTATGCAAAGTCCTGAAAAGTATAGTTTTGAACTTTCTACTAGTCAGCTATATCAACCAGATTTACTAAGAACAATCACAGTTAATAAAACAATTTCAAACCTTGCTGAATTTGCAAAAGAGGAAGGTGTAAATTATAAGATACTAAAACGATATAATCCTTGGTTAAGGTCAAATAAGTTGACTATAAAAAAAGGGAAAAGTTATATCATCACTCTGCCTAATAGGTAA